The following are encoded together in the Pseudomonas sediminis genome:
- the tauD gene encoding taurine dioxygenase, with translation MTLHITPLSPALGAQVSGIDLRQPLTASLRQQVEDALLQYQVLFFREQPIEPQQQAALAAQFGDLHIHPLYPNVPEQPEILVLDTTVTDVRDNAIWHTDVSFLETPALGAVLAAKHLPPYGGDTLWASSSAAYDALSQPLKQLLDGLTATHDFTRSFPLERFGNTPEALAHYHEVQRTHPPVVHPVIRTHPVTGRKGLFVNDGFTNRINELEAAESCALLRFLFAHATRPEFTIRWRWQENDVAFWDNRITQHYAVDDYRPQRRVIHRATVLGDRPR, from the coding sequence ATGACCCTGCACATCACCCCGCTCAGCCCGGCACTCGGCGCCCAGGTCAGCGGTATCGACCTGCGCCAGCCACTCACTGCCAGCCTGCGCCAGCAAGTGGAAGACGCCCTGCTGCAATACCAGGTGCTGTTCTTCCGCGAGCAGCCCATCGAGCCACAACAACAGGCTGCTCTCGCCGCACAGTTCGGTGACCTGCACATCCACCCGCTCTACCCCAACGTGCCCGAGCAACCTGAAATCCTCGTGCTCGACACCACCGTGACCGACGTGCGCGACAACGCCATCTGGCACACCGACGTCAGCTTTCTGGAGACTCCGGCCCTCGGCGCGGTACTCGCCGCCAAGCACCTGCCGCCCTACGGCGGCGATACCCTGTGGGCCAGCAGCAGCGCCGCCTATGACGCCCTGTCGCAGCCGCTGAAGCAATTGCTCGACGGCCTCACCGCCACCCACGACTTCACCCGCTCCTTCCCGCTGGAGCGCTTCGGCAATACGCCCGAAGCCCTGGCGCATTACCACGAAGTGCAACGCACCCACCCGCCCGTGGTGCACCCGGTAATCCGCACCCACCCGGTTACCGGGCGCAAGGGACTGTTCGTCAACGACGGTTTCACCAACCGCATCAACGAACTGGAAGCGGCCGAAAGCTGCGCCCTGCTGCGCTTTCTCTTCGCCCACGCCACCCGCCCGGAGTTCACCATCCGCTGGCGCTGGCAGGAAAACGACGTGGCCTTCTGGGACAACCGCATCACCCAGCACTACGCCGTCGACGACTACCGCCCACAACGGCGGGTGATACATCGGGCAACGGTATTGGGGGACAGACCGAGGTGA
- a CDS encoding MetQ/NlpA family ABC transporter substrate-binding protein, translating to MKKTLLLTALAAALTGSLAHAGEKLSVAATPVPHAEILELIKPELAKQGVDLDIKVFTDYVQPNLQVSQKNLDANYFQTKPYLDTFNAQRGTELVIVQGVHVEPFGAYSTKYKSLDELPNGATIAIPNEVSTSGRALLLLQKAGLLTLKDPNSAQALPRDIADNPRNFKFRELEAATVPRVLNQVDLALINTNYALEAKLNPKRDALVIEGSDSPYVNYLVARPDNQDSEAIKKLSAALTSPQVKAFIEKRYEGAVLPAF from the coding sequence ATGAAGAAGACCCTGCTGTTGACCGCCCTGGCCGCTGCCCTGACTGGCTCCCTGGCCCATGCTGGCGAAAAACTGAGCGTTGCCGCCACCCCGGTGCCGCACGCCGAAATTCTCGAACTGATCAAGCCCGAGCTGGCCAAGCAAGGCGTGGATCTGGATATCAAGGTCTTCACCGACTACGTTCAGCCCAACCTGCAGGTGAGCCAGAAGAACCTGGATGCCAACTACTTCCAGACCAAGCCGTACCTGGACACCTTCAATGCGCAGCGCGGTACCGAACTGGTGATCGTGCAGGGCGTACACGTCGAACCCTTCGGCGCTTATTCGACCAAGTACAAATCCCTCGATGAGCTGCCGAACGGCGCCACCATTGCCATCCCCAACGAAGTCAGCACCAGCGGCCGTGCGCTGCTCCTGCTGCAAAAGGCTGGCCTGTTGACCCTCAAGGATCCGAACAGCGCCCAGGCGCTGCCGCGCGACATCGCCGATAACCCACGCAACTTCAAGTTCCGTGAGCTGGAAGCAGCCACCGTGCCGCGTGTGCTGAATCAGGTCGACCTGGCGCTGATCAATACCAACTACGCGCTGGAGGCCAAGCTCAATCCCAAGCGCGACGCGCTGGTGATCGAAGGCAGCGACTCGCCCTACGTCAACTACCTGGTGGCCCGCCCGGACAACCAGGACAGCGAGGCGATCAAGAAACTCTCCGCCGCGCTGACCAGCCCGCAAGTGAAAGCTTTCATCGAAAAACGTTATGAAGGCGCGGTACTGCCGGCTTTCTGA
- the tauC gene encoding taurine ABC transporter permease TauC, with protein sequence MSSYEYVYAKTPEEQRTVKQRRELSLLTISSLSIASLLWLWWAVTSAGLIEPLFLPSPQAVLARGCQLLGEGYMNASLWQHLGASLGRIGLGLLAAVLTAVPLGIAIGRHRIVRGIFDPLIEFYRPIPPLAYLPLIVIWCGIGELSKVLLIYLAIFAPVAIATATGVRNVDPTKLRAAQSLGATQAQLIRHVILPSALPDILTGIRIGLGVGWSTLVAAELIAATEGLGFMVQSAAQFLVTDVVILGILVIALIAFALELGLRALQRKLVPWHGQAH encoded by the coding sequence ATGAGCAGCTACGAATATGTCTACGCCAAGACACCCGAAGAACAGCGCACGGTGAAACAGCGTCGTGAACTGAGCCTGCTGACCATCAGCAGCCTGAGCATCGCCAGCCTGCTCTGGTTGTGGTGGGCGGTAACCAGCGCCGGGCTGATCGAGCCCCTGTTCCTGCCCAGCCCGCAAGCCGTGCTCGCCCGCGGCTGTCAACTGCTCGGCGAGGGCTATATGAACGCCAGCCTGTGGCAGCATCTGGGCGCCAGCCTCGGGCGCATCGGCCTCGGCCTGCTGGCCGCGGTGCTCACCGCGGTGCCGTTGGGCATCGCCATCGGCCGCCATCGCATCGTGCGCGGCATCTTCGACCCGCTGATCGAGTTCTACCGGCCGATCCCACCGCTGGCCTACCTGCCGCTGATCGTCATCTGGTGCGGCATTGGCGAGCTGTCCAAGGTGCTGCTGATCTACTTGGCCATCTTCGCCCCGGTGGCCATCGCCACCGCCACCGGCGTGCGCAACGTCGACCCGACCAAACTGCGCGCCGCGCAATCGCTCGGCGCCACGCAGGCGCAGCTGATCCGCCACGTGATTCTGCCCAGCGCCCTGCCGGACATCCTCACCGGCATCCGCATCGGCCTTGGCGTGGGCTGGTCGACCCTGGTCGCCGCCGAGCTGATCGCCGCCACCGAAGGCCTGGGTTTCATGGTGCAGTCGGCGGCGCAGTTCCTGGTCACCGACGTGGTGATCCTCGGCATCCTCGTCATCGCCCTGATCGCCTTCGCCCTCGAACTGGGCCTGCGCGCCCTGCAACGCAAACTGGTGCCCTGGCACGGCCAGGCGCATTGA
- the tauB gene encoding taurine ABC transporter ATP-binding subunit, giving the protein MALLELEHISAQYPGAANAVLSDLSFNLGPEQLLVALGPSGSGKTTLLNLIAGFVSPCAGRISLDGKPVAGPSAERGVVFQDDALLPWQNVLENVAFGLQLAGVGRAEREDKARELLALVDLADFEQRHIWELSGGQKQRVGLARALTADPRVLLMDEPFGALDAFTREQMQELLLQVWQRTHKPVFLITHDIEEAVFLATDLVLLAPNPGRIVEHLRLDFGRRYAAGESARAIKSDRAFIDTREHVLAQVFAQRQGNRA; this is encoded by the coding sequence ATGGCCCTACTCGAACTGGAGCACATCAGCGCACAGTACCCGGGCGCCGCCAACGCGGTATTGAGCGACCTGTCCTTCAACCTCGGCCCCGAGCAACTGCTGGTCGCCCTCGGCCCCTCCGGCAGCGGTAAGACCACCCTGCTCAACCTCATCGCCGGCTTCGTCTCTCCCTGCGCCGGGCGCATCAGCCTGGATGGCAAGCCCGTCGCCGGCCCCAGCGCCGAGCGTGGCGTGGTGTTTCAGGACGACGCCCTGCTGCCCTGGCAGAACGTGCTGGAGAACGTCGCCTTCGGCCTGCAACTGGCCGGCGTGGGCCGTGCCGAGCGCGAAGACAAGGCGCGCGAACTGCTCGCCCTGGTCGACCTGGCCGACTTCGAGCAGCGCCACATCTGGGAACTCTCTGGCGGGCAGAAACAACGCGTGGGCCTGGCCCGCGCACTCACTGCCGACCCGCGCGTGCTGCTGATGGACGAACCCTTCGGCGCCCTCGACGCCTTCACCCGCGAGCAGATGCAGGAGCTGCTGCTGCAGGTCTGGCAGCGCACGCACAAACCGGTATTCCTGATCACCCACGACATTGAGGAAGCCGTATTCCTCGCCACCGATCTGGTGCTGCTGGCGCCCAACCCCGGACGCATCGTCGAGCACCTGCGGCTGGACTTCGGCCGCCGCTACGCCGCAGGCGAAAGCGCCCGCGCGATCAAGTCCGACCGCGCCTTCATCGACACCCGCGAGCACGTGCTCGCCCAGGTCTTTGCCCAACGCCAGGGGAACCGCGCATGA
- a CDS encoding GGDEF domain-containing protein: MVTTVILGMLCVYLLCFSVMFLLISTRLNGKKMGMEVFALGNLLLGLAYILQLFGGPPDEGLVSVINHTLTLSAPVVYVLGAMRFFERPTPVLRPLLTLMAGYTLLQLLVQWLLGTEARHAMLAAACASLFLAMTVAVLYGRRTFARDLRVEMLVFAVLIGGICILNAMKFAMILKGGLAALDMGSGFQKVFYLYMSFLATVLPPSAVWLVLSRLTDELRNLAAHDPLTQLLNRRGLMDALDAHFRSRTASPAYLLIVDLDHFKSINDTHGHNVGDLVLTRVAEVLKATARQGDLVCRLGGEEFVIIALDTDNAGALQLAERTRAAIEHSQVAGAGLREAIRCTATLGVSHEFTSAQAFDEFLQQADAALYRGKTQGRNRVEWAG; this comes from the coding sequence ATGGTCACTACCGTCATCCTCGGCATGCTCTGCGTGTACCTGCTGTGTTTTTCCGTGATGTTCCTGCTGATCAGCACCCGGCTGAATGGCAAGAAAATGGGCATGGAAGTCTTCGCGTTGGGCAACCTGTTGCTGGGCCTTGCCTACATCCTGCAGTTGTTCGGCGGCCCACCGGATGAGGGGCTGGTGAGCGTCATCAATCACACGCTGACGCTCAGTGCTCCTGTCGTCTATGTGCTGGGCGCCATGCGCTTTTTCGAGCGGCCGACGCCGGTGCTGCGCCCGTTGCTCACCCTGATGGCCGGCTACACGCTGTTGCAACTACTGGTGCAATGGCTACTGGGAACCGAAGCCCGTCACGCCATGCTGGCTGCGGCCTGTGCCTCGTTGTTTCTGGCCATGACCGTTGCGGTGCTCTACGGCCGGCGAACCTTCGCCCGGGATCTGCGCGTCGAGATGCTGGTGTTCGCCGTGCTGATAGGCGGCATCTGCATCCTCAACGCCATGAAGTTCGCGATGATCCTCAAGGGTGGCCTGGCGGCACTCGATATGGGCAGCGGCTTCCAGAAGGTTTTCTATCTCTATATGTCGTTCCTGGCGACGGTGCTGCCGCCCAGCGCCGTGTGGCTGGTGTTGAGCCGGCTTACCGATGAACTGCGCAACCTGGCTGCGCACGACCCCCTGACCCAGCTGCTGAACCGGCGCGGGCTGATGGACGCCTTGGACGCCCACTTCCGCTCGCGCACGGCTAGCCCGGCGTATTTGCTGATCGTGGATCTCGACCACTTCAAAAGCATCAACGACACCCACGGCCACAACGTCGGCGACCTCGTCCTGACGCGTGTTGCCGAAGTCCTCAAGGCCACTGCACGCCAGGGCGACCTGGTCTGCCGCTTGGGCGGCGAGGAATTCGTGATCATCGCCCTGGATACCGATAACGCCGGCGCCCTGCAGTTGGCTGAGCGCACGCGGGCAGCGATCGAACACAGCCAAGTGGCTGGCGCTGGCCTGAGGGAAGCGATTCGCTGCACGGCGACTCTTGGCGTTTCGCATGAATTCACCAGCGCGCAGGCGTTCGATGAGTTTCTGCAGCAGGCGGATGCCGCCCTTTATCGAGGGAAGACGCAAGGGCGGAACCGGGTGGAGTGGGCGGGTTAG
- the tauA gene encoding taurine ABC transporter substrate-binding protein, whose protein sequence is MPPFSFVRRVLAALTLSSATLVAQAADFTVAYQTTVDPAKVAQADGVYEKEAKAKIDWRKFDGGAEVITAVASGDVQIGYVGSSPLAAAATRQLPVQTFLIAAQIGAAEALVVRNGSGIDKPADLIGKKVAVPFVSTGHYSLLAALKHWNIDPSKVQILNLAPPAITWDPALGVAKETGKVLITSGELSELGAPTFDAWIVHKDFAEKHPEIVRAFAKVTLDAYATYRKDPQAWLANPDNIAKVVKLSGAKAEDIPLLLQGNVFPLAADQVTALGAPTTQAVSATAGFLKEQGKVDKVLPDYAPYVSNQYITN, encoded by the coding sequence ATGCCCCCCTTTTCCTTCGTGCGCCGCGTACTGGCCGCACTGACCCTGTCGAGCGCGACCCTGGTCGCCCAGGCCGCCGACTTCACCGTTGCCTACCAGACCACCGTCGATCCAGCCAAGGTTGCCCAGGCTGACGGCGTTTATGAAAAAGAAGCCAAGGCCAAGATCGATTGGCGCAAATTCGACGGCGGCGCTGAAGTGATCACCGCCGTTGCCTCGGGCGATGTACAGATCGGCTACGTCGGCTCCAGCCCGCTGGCAGCAGCCGCCACTCGACAACTGCCGGTACAGACCTTCCTTATCGCCGCGCAGATCGGCGCCGCCGAGGCACTGGTCGTACGCAACGGCAGCGGCATCGACAAACCGGCCGACCTGATCGGCAAGAAGGTCGCCGTGCCGTTCGTTTCAACCGGCCACTACAGCCTGCTGGCCGCGCTCAAGCACTGGAACATCGACCCGAGCAAGGTGCAGATCCTCAACCTGGCGCCACCGGCGATCACCTGGGATCCGGCCCTCGGTGTGGCCAAGGAAACCGGCAAGGTGCTGATCACCTCCGGCGAACTCAGCGAGCTGGGCGCACCGACCTTCGATGCCTGGATCGTGCACAAGGACTTCGCTGAGAAGCATCCGGAGATCGTGCGGGCCTTCGCCAAGGTCACCCTCGATGCCTACGCCACCTACCGCAAGGATCCGCAAGCCTGGCTGGCTAACCCGGACAACATCGCCAAGGTGGTGAAGCTCTCCGGTGCCAAGGCCGAGGACATCCCGCTGCTGTTGCAGGGCAACGTCTTCCCGCTGGCCGCCGACCAGGTGACTGCCCTCGGCGCGCCGACCACCCAGGCCGTCAGCGCCACCGCAGGCTTCCTCAAGGAGCAAGGCAAGGTGGACAAGGTGCTGCCTGACTACGCGCCCTACGTTAGCAATCAGTACATCACTAACTAA
- the tauA gene encoding taurine ABC transporter substrate-binding protein yields MPRIHRLFAAVAAAAFASFSQAADLTIAYQTGIDPTKVAQADGAYEQAIGQKIDWRRFNSGAEVVTAIASGDVQIGNLGSSPLAAAASRNLPIVTFVVAAQINAAEALVVRNGSGIEKPADLAGKTLATPFVSTSHYSLLGALKHWQIDPAKVRIVNLNPAEINAAWQRGNIDGAFVWSPALGEIKKTGKVLTDAAEVGTWGAPTFEVWVARKDFAEKHPEVLEQFAKVTLDSFARYAAEKDQWTADSEPVRKIAALTGSNPEDVPELLAGSAFPDRQQQLALLGERTAGDIAATAAFLKEQGKADRVLPDYSPYVSSQYIKP; encoded by the coding sequence ATGCCCCGTATCCATCGCCTGTTCGCAGCCGTTGCCGCCGCTGCGTTCGCCTCGTTCAGCCAGGCTGCCGACCTGACCATCGCCTACCAGACCGGTATCGATCCGACCAAGGTCGCTCAGGCCGACGGTGCCTATGAGCAGGCCATTGGCCAGAAGATCGACTGGCGCCGCTTCAACAGCGGCGCCGAAGTGGTCACCGCCATCGCCTCTGGCGACGTGCAGATCGGCAACCTCGGCTCCAGCCCACTGGCAGCCGCTGCCAGCCGTAACTTGCCCATCGTCACCTTCGTCGTCGCCGCGCAGATCAATGCCGCCGAGGCGCTGGTCGTACGCAATGGCAGCGGCATCGAGAAACCCGCCGACCTCGCTGGCAAAACTCTCGCCACGCCGTTCGTGTCCACCTCGCACTACAGCCTGCTCGGTGCCCTCAAGCACTGGCAGATAGATCCGGCCAAGGTGCGCATCGTCAACCTCAACCCGGCCGAGATCAACGCCGCCTGGCAACGCGGCAACATCGACGGCGCCTTCGTCTGGTCGCCGGCACTGGGCGAGATCAAGAAAACCGGCAAGGTACTCACCGACGCCGCCGAAGTCGGCACCTGGGGCGCACCGACCTTCGAGGTCTGGGTCGCGCGCAAGGACTTCGCCGAAAAACACCCCGAAGTGCTGGAGCAGTTCGCCAAGGTCACCCTTGACAGCTTCGCCCGCTATGCGGCGGAGAAAGACCAGTGGACAGCCGACTCCGAACCGGTGCGCAAGATCGCCGCGCTGACCGGCTCTAACCCCGAGGACGTACCCGAGCTGCTGGCCGGCTCCGCCTTCCCGGATCGTCAGCAACAACTGGCCCTGCTCGGCGAACGCACCGCTGGCGACATCGCCGCCACCGCCGCCTTCCTCAAGGAACAGGGTAAGGCCGACCGCGTGCTGCCGGACTACTCGCCCTACGTCAGCAGCCAGTACATCAAACCCTGA